The Chitinophagales bacterium genome has a segment encoding these proteins:
- a CDS encoding NAD(P) transhydrogenase subunit alpha, translated as MEAIFQFIIENKEMIYFIVLSVFVGVEVIGGVPTVLHTPLMSGANAIHGVVIIGAIIVMLDTEPDNIAGLVLGFLAVILGTLNVVGGFVVTDRMLDMFKKK; from the coding sequence ATGGAAGCAATATTTCAATTTATTATAGAGAACAAAGAGATGATTTACTTCATCGTATTATCTGTCTTTGTTGGTGTTGAAGTAATAGGTGGTGTGCCAACAGTATTACATACACCTTTAATGTCTGGTGCAAACGCTATACATGGTGTAGTAATTATAGGTGCAATTATTGTTATGTTAGATACAGAACCTGATAATATTGCAGGTTTAGTACTCGGATTTTTAGCAGTAATTTTAGGAACACTAAATGTGGTTGGTGGTTTTGTAGTTACCGACAGAATGTTGGATATGTTTAAAAAGAAATAA